The following are encoded in a window of Castanea sativa cultivar Marrone di Chiusa Pesio chromosome 5, ASM4071231v1 genomic DNA:
- the LOC142634717 gene encoding uncharacterized protein LOC142634717, translating into MVFPAVKKVNAVPFAPTLPVQPMRGAIKPLFRKTVMDLVDWHNPIVMVITETRLSGVRADEIIETLPFDGAVVTDTIGFAGGIWLLWRSDLVQVEELASTEQEIHAIVRVRSQNFSWLISAIYASPRFEERCILWENLKMLADIHDLPWALMGDFNEVLTEEEKSGGNSISQRRVRAIQECMDTCHMIDLGFSSPKFTWTNKRGLDDLIQCRLDICWANPAWKAFFVEANVTHLARVNSNHCPLLLNLKPVESERQNRPFRFQSIWLSHSDFPNIVRDAWEGQGVRLADATSDFVNKAKIWNREVFGNVFAKKKRIMARLGGIQKALANRSCNFLLNLQN; encoded by the exons ATGGTGTTTCCAGCTGTGAAGAAAGTTAATGCAGTTCCTTTTGCCCCAACCCTTCCAGTTCAACCAATGCG AGGTGCTATAAAACCTCTTTTTAGGAAAACAGTGATGGATTTGGTTGACTGGCACAATCCCATTGTCATGGTTATTACAGAAACAAGGCTGAGTGGAGTGAGAGCTGATGAAATTATTGAGACACTTCCTTTTgatggtgcggtggtcactgaCACTATTGGCTTTGCTGGTGGAATCTGGCTTTTGTGGCGTTCAGATTTGGTGCAAGTGGAGGAGCTGGCGTCCACAGAGCAAGAAATTCATGCTATTGTCCGGGTAAGATCTCAAAACTTTAGCTGGCTTATTAGTGCTATTTATGCTAGTCCTAGATTCGAAGAAAGATGCATTCTCTGGGAAAACCTTAAAATGTTGGCTGATATTCATGATCTTCCTTGGGCCCTTATGGGCGACTTTAATGAAGTTTTAACCGAGGAGGAAAAATCTGGTGGAAATTCTATTAGCCAGAGGAGAGTCAGAGCAATTCAAGAATGTATGGACACTTGCCACATGATAGACCTTGGGTTTTCTAGCCCAAAGTTTACTTGGACCAACAAACGGGGTTTAGATGATTTGATTCAATGTAGGTTGGACATATGTTGGGCCAATCCAGCTTGGAAGGCCTTTTTTGTTGAAGCTAATGTCACACATCTGGCTAGAGTAAATTCTAATCATTGCCCCTTGTTACTTAATTTGAAGCCTGTTGAGAGTGAGCGTCAAAATAGGCCTTTCAGATTTCAGTCAATATGGCTCAGCCACAGTGATTTTCCGAACATTGTAAGAGATGCTTGGGAGGGACAAGGGGTTAGACTGGCTGATGCCACATCTGATTTTGTGAATAAAGCAAAAATCTGGAATAGGGAAGTCTTTGGAAATGTTTTtgctaagaagaaaagaattatGGCGAGATTGGGGGGAATTCAGAAAGCTTTGGCCAACAGATCTTGCAACTTCCTTCTCAACTTGCAAAATTAG